A region from the Benincasa hispida cultivar B227 chromosome 10, ASM972705v1, whole genome shotgun sequence genome encodes:
- the LOC120089333 gene encoding pentatricopeptide repeat-containing protein At2g13600-like produces MEIAVTLSIHRLSSTPNLINVSKDWNSIIKHQTKLKNDHAILSTYTQMESLGIAPDSATMPLVLKACGRLNAIDKGVRIHSCIRDSDLIKDVRIGTALVDFYCKCGLVTEASKVFDEMLERDLVSWNALISGYVGCSCYKEAVLLFMEMKKAGLTPNSRTVVALLLACGEMLELRLGQEIHGFCLRNGLFDMDAYVGTALIGFYMRFDAALSHRVFSLMVVKNIVSWNAIITGYFDIGDYAKALKLFSSMLTEGIKFDAVTMLVVIQACAESECLRLGMQLHQLAIKFNFIDDLFILNALLNMYSDNGNLESSCALFNAVPTSDAALWNSMISAYVVFGFHAEAIALFNKMRLEHIKEDERTIAILLSLCEDLNDGSIWGRGLHAHATKSGMELNAFLGNALLSMYVEHNQIDYTQNVFEKMSGLDVISWNTLISALAQSKFRAKAFELFTMMCESEIKFNSYTMISLLALCKDGSDLLFGRSIHGLAIKNGLEINTSLNTSLTEMYVNCGDEGSATNLFTRCPQRDLISWNSLISSYIKNDNAGKALLLFNHMISELEPNSVTIINILTSCTQLAHLPLGQCLHAYTTRREKSLELDASLANAFITMYMRCGKMQYAETIFNTLQARNIVSWNAMITGYGMHGRGRDATLAFAKMLDDGFKPNNASFVSVLSACSHSGLTETGLQLFNSMVQDFGMAPQLTHYGCMVDLLGRGGHFPEAIAFINSMPIEPDASIWRALLSSCQVKSNKKLVETIFGKLVELEPTNPGNFVLLSNIYAAAGLWSEVVQIRKRLRERGLGKPPGTSWIVIGNRVHYFTATDVLHPQSEKIYENLNSLTSLIRDMG; encoded by the coding sequence ATGGAAATTGCAGTCACTCTAAGCATTCATAGACTCTCTTCAACTCCTAATTTGATCAATGTTTCAAAGGATTGGAACTCAATCATAAAGCACCAAACCAAGCTTAAGAATGATCATGCCATTCTTTCTACATATACCCAGATGGAATCTCTTGGCATTGCACCCGATTCTGCTACAATGCCTCTTGTTCTAAAGGCTTGCGGGAGGCTCAACGCCATTGATAAAGGGGTAAGAATTCATTCTTGTATTAGGGATTCGGATTTGATCAAAGATGTTCGGATTGGGACTGCCTTGGTCGACTTCTATTGTAAATGTGGGCTTGTTACAGAGGCCAGTAAAGTGTTCGATGAAATGCTTGAACGAGATTTGGTATCGTGGAATGCTTTGATTTCGGGATATGTGGGGTGTTCGTGCTATAAGGAAGCAGTGTTGTTGTTCATGGAGATGAAAAAGGCAGGCCTCACACCCAATTCCCGTACCGTAGTGGCTCTGCTTTTGGCATGTGGTGAGATGTTGGAGTtaagattaggacaagagattcATGGTTTTTGTTTGAGAAATGGATTGTTTGATATGGATGCTTATGTCGGTACTGCTTTGATAGGATTTTATATGAGATTTGATGCAGCACTTTCACACCGTGTTTTTAGCTTGATGGTGGTGAAAAACATAGTGAGTTGGAATGCAATAATAACCGGATATTTTGATATTGGAGATTACGCGAAAGCTTTGAAGCTTTTTAGTAGTATGCTGACAGAGGGTATAAAGTTTGATGCTGTTACCATGTTGGTGGTAATTCAAGCATGTGCAGAATCTGAATGTCTCCGATTAGGCATGCAACTGCACCAATTGGCTATCAAgttcaattttattgatgacttgtttatattaaatgcacTATTGAATATGTATAGTGATAATGGAAATCTGGAATCATCATGTGCGTTGTTTAATGCCGTTCCCACCTCTGATGCTGCTTTATGGAATTCTATGATATCTGCTTACGTTGTTTTTGGATTTCATGCTGAAGCTATAGCTTTGTTTAATAAAATGCGTTTGGAACACATAAAAGAAGACGAAAGAACCATTGCGATTCTGTTGTCTTTATGTGAAGATCTAAATGATGGTTCGATATGGGGTAGAGGCTTACATGCTCATGCCACGAAAAGTGGAATGGAACTAAATGCATTTCTGGGCAATGCATTGTTAAGCATGTACGTTGAGCACAATCAAATTGATTACACACAGAATGTTTTTGAGAAGATGAGCGGCTTGGATGTCATCTCGTGGAACACTTTGATATCAGCACTTGCTCAGAGTAAGTTTCGAGCCAAAGCATTTGAACTCTTTACGATGATGTGTGAATCAGAAATCAAGTTTAATTCGTACACGATGATATCTCTCCTCGCATTGTGTAAAGATGGAAGTGATTTACTGTTTGGGCGATCGATCCATGGTTTGGCAATAAAAAATGGTCTTGAAATAAATACTTCTTTGAACACTTCACTGACTGAAATGTACGTCAATTGTGGTGATGAAGGATCAGCTACAAATCTGTTTACTAGATGTCCTCAAAGAGATTTAATCTCATGGAATTCCCTTATTTCAAGTTATATAAAGAATGACAATGCAGGAAAAGCTCTATTACTTTTTAACCATATGATTTCTGAGCTGGAGCCCAACTCTGTGACAATCATAAATATTCTCACATCTTGTACCCAGCTTGCCCATCTACCACTAGGACAGTGCTTGCATGCTTACACAACTAGAAGGGAAAAATCTCTTGAGTTGGATGCTTCACTAGCAAATGCTTTTATAACAATGTATATGCGATGTGGTAAAATGCAATATGCAGAAACGATTTTTAACACCCTGCAGGCAAGAAATATTGTCTCATGGAATGCCATGATAACAGGATATGGCATGCATGGTCGCGGACGTGATGCTACTCTAGCCTTTGCAAAGATGTTGGATGATGGTTTCAAGCCAAACAATGCATCTTTTGTATCTGTTTTATCTGCCTGCAGCCATTCTGGTTTGACCGAGACAGGTTTGCAGCTTTTCAATTCCATGGTGCAGGATTTTGGTATGGCTCCTCAACTTACTCACTATGGTTGTATGGTCGATCTGCTTGGTCGTGGGGGTCATTTTCCTGAAGCTATAGCTTTCATCAACTCAATGCCCATTGAGCCTGATGCATCAATTTGGAGAGCTTTGCTCAGTTCATGTCAGGTTAAAAGCAATAAAAAGCTAGTGGAGACCATCTTTGGAAAGCTTGTTGAATTAGAACCAACCAATCCAGGCAATTTTGTTTTGCTTTCCAATATCTACGCAGCAGCAGGCCTTTGGTCAGAGGTTGTACAGATAAGAAAGCGGCTTAGAGAAAGAGGTCTAGGAAAGCCTCCAGGAACTAGCTGGATTGTAATTGGAAATCGGGTTCACTATTTCACTGCTACTGACGTTTTACACCCTCAATCAGAAAAGATCTACGAAAATTTGAATTCTTTGACATCATTGATCCGAGATATGGGCTGA
- the LOC120089334 gene encoding chaperonin-like RbcX protein 2, chloroplastic, giving the protein MVGALFVVGAPVVDSPPCPSLCSDSSPVTITSLRSGGDLVLQRKSSHLAVSKSVDLRSSFVNSAGEWRLSASGGNRSRRNQRRNRRLVVVNEFAGQYEDSFDDVKMQIQNYFTYKAVKTVLNQLYEMNPTQYRWFYNFVVNHKPGEGKRFIRTLVKEKQDLAERVMITRLHLYNKWVKKCDHAEMYKEISDENLELMRERLMETVIWPSDD; this is encoded by the exons ATGGTGGGAGCTTTGTTTGTTGTTGGTGCGCCGGTCGTCGACTCGCCGCCGTGTCCGTCTTTGTGTTCGGACTCATCGCCGGTTACCATTACGAGTCTTAGAAGTGGTGGGGATTTGGTTTTGCAAAGGAAATCGAGTCATTTGGCCGTGTCTAAGTCGGTGGATTTGAGAAGTTCGTTTGTCAATTCCGCCGGTGAGTGGCGGCTCTCGGCCAGTGGTGGTAACCGGAGTCGGAGGAACCAACGGAGGAACCGGAGGCTTGTTGTTGTCAATGAATTTGCTGGGCAGTATGAGGACAGTTTTGATGATGTGAAAATG CAAATACAGAATTATTTCACATACAAAGCTGTGAAGACAGTTCTGAATCAGCTTTATGAGATGAACCCTACTCAATACAGATGGTTTTATAA CTTTGTTGTAAATCACAAGCCTGGGGAAGGGAAGCGTTTCATCCGAACTCTTGTAAAG GAGAAGCAAGATTTGGCTGAGAGAGTGATGATAACAAGGCTTCATCTCTATAACAAATGGGTTAAG AAATGTGATCACGCTGAAATGTACAAAGAGATATCTGATGAGAACTTGGAGTTGATGCGAGAGCGACTAATGGAGACTGTGATATGGCCTTCCGATGACTAA